In Desulfosalsimonas propionicica, the following are encoded in one genomic region:
- the aat gene encoding leucyl/phenylalanyl-tRNA--protein transferase has translation MPIFRLSEKMSFPPPHFAAANGLLAIGGDLSRERLLLAYEKGIFPWYSPYDPILWWCPDPRLVLYPGQVHVPDRLRRRIKSGCFRVTSDTAFDRVIRQCARVRLENNEETWLVDDMIEAYCRLHEDGYAHSVEIWQNGQLVGGLYGVCLGGCFFGESMFTRARDASKVALVALCRHMEKNQFDMIDCQVATAHLVWMGAREVPRKVFLRQLQTSLKKPTPRDKWVVSLPDFSGSGNGRY, from the coding sequence ATGCCAATTTTTCGCCTGTCCGAGAAAATGTCGTTTCCGCCGCCGCATTTTGCGGCGGCCAACGGCCTGCTGGCCATTGGTGGGGACCTGAGCCGGGAAAGGCTGCTGCTGGCCTATGAAAAAGGTATTTTTCCCTGGTATTCGCCTTATGACCCGATTCTGTGGTGGTGTCCGGACCCGCGTCTGGTTCTGTATCCCGGGCAGGTGCATGTACCCGACCGCCTGCGCCGGAGAATCAAAAGCGGCTGCTTCCGGGTCACAAGCGATACCGCTTTTGACCGGGTAATCCGGCAGTGCGCCCGGGTGCGCCTGGAAAACAACGAGGAGACCTGGCTGGTTGATGACATGATCGAGGCCTACTGCCGGCTTCATGAAGATGGCTACGCCCACAGCGTGGAAATCTGGCAAAACGGCCAACTGGTTGGCGGGCTTTACGGGGTCTGTCTCGGCGGCTGCTTTTTCGGCGAATCCATGTTCACCCGGGCCAGGGACGCCTCAAAGGTGGCCTTGGTGGCCCTTTGCCGGCACATGGAGAAAAATCAATTTGACATGATCGACTGTCAGGTGGCAACAGCCCACCTGGTATGGATGGGGGCCCGGGAAGTGCCCAGGAAGGTGTTTTTGCGGCAGCTGCAAACTTCCCTGAAAAAACCGACCCCCAGGGACAAATGGGTGGTTTCGCTTCCGGATTTCTCCGGATCCGGAAAC
- the clpA gene encoding ATP-dependent Clp protease ATP-binding subunit ClpA, protein MISKGLSIVLSQAVKEARKRRHEYVCVEHMLHAILQDSVGSEIIESCGGNVETIQQELERFFDEKLEKVPNDHEYILQQTIRFQRVIQRAVNHARSAEKESVYVGDILASILEERKSHAAYFMAAQGITRLDVLNVISHGTSNEMFKESSDTGITTGKKQKKKEADPLEVYAVDLVEQALCGRLDPLIGRQVEMDRTVQVLCRRRKNNPVFVGEPGVGKTAMAEGLAQRIAEGQIPDLLEGARIYALDLGALLAGTKYRGDFEQRLKSVINELQKRENAILFIDEIHTIVGAGATSSGSMDASNILKPALASGEMRCIGSTTYEEFKNFFEKDRAFSRRFEKIEISEPSVDDTVKILKGLKSYYEQHHCIGYTDAALKAAAELSAKYINERYLPDKAIDVMDEAGVLLRLTGSGRRKRVQPTDMEKVVAKISRVPANRVTSTDRTNLASLETRLEEKIFGQHSAIASLVTAIKRSRAGLAAPERPIGSFLFTGPTGVGKTEVARQMAANLGVKFLRFDMSEYMEKHAVARLIGAPPGYIGFEQGGLLTEQIRKNPYAVLLLDEIEKAHIDMYNILLQVMDHAALTDNNGKVADFRNVILIMTSNAGAREMAANTIGFGGRQLEDFGQKGKKAIENFFSPEFRNRLDDTINFQPLTQEIMEQVVDKFMDELAPQLAVKKVSVRLSANARKWLAQKGHDPHFGARPLDRLIQKEIKDVLTDEILFGRLTKGGEVFIKVKDDRLLFAFS, encoded by the coding sequence ATGATCAGCAAGGGACTGAGCATCGTATTGAGCCAGGCCGTCAAAGAGGCCCGGAAAAGACGGCATGAGTATGTGTGTGTGGAACATATGCTCCATGCAATACTTCAAGACAGCGTTGGCAGCGAGATTATCGAATCCTGCGGCGGCAATGTGGAAACCATCCAGCAGGAGCTGGAGCGGTTTTTTGACGAAAAACTGGAAAAAGTGCCCAATGACCATGAATATATCCTCCAGCAGACCATCCGCTTTCAGCGGGTGATCCAGCGGGCGGTAAATCACGCCCGGTCCGCGGAGAAGGAATCCGTGTACGTGGGCGACATTCTGGCCTCCATTTTGGAGGAGCGTAAATCGCATGCGGCTTATTTTATGGCCGCCCAGGGCATTACCCGGCTGGATGTGCTAAACGTGATTTCCCACGGTACATCCAATGAAATGTTTAAGGAAAGCTCGGATACCGGCATTACCACGGGAAAAAAGCAGAAGAAAAAGGAAGCCGACCCCCTGGAAGTTTATGCTGTGGATCTTGTGGAACAGGCCTTGTGCGGCCGGCTCGATCCATTGATCGGCCGGCAGGTGGAAATGGATCGCACCGTGCAGGTGCTGTGCCGCAGGCGAAAAAACAATCCCGTGTTTGTGGGCGAACCCGGTGTGGGCAAAACCGCCATGGCCGAGGGCCTGGCCCAGCGCATTGCCGAAGGACAGATTCCGGATCTGCTCGAGGGCGCACGCATTTATGCCCTGGACCTGGGGGCGCTGCTGGCGGGCACGAAATACCGGGGTGATTTTGAGCAGCGGCTTAAATCCGTGATCAATGAGCTGCAAAAGCGGGAAAACGCCATTTTGTTCATTGACGAGATCCACACCATTGTGGGGGCCGGTGCCACCAGCAGCGGGTCCATGGATGCCTCCAATATCTTAAAGCCCGCACTGGCAAGCGGGGAGATGCGCTGCATTGGTTCGACCACCTATGAGGAGTTTAAGAATTTCTTTGAAAAGGACCGGGCTTTTTCCCGCAGGTTTGAAAAAATTGAGATTTCCGAGCCCTCCGTGGATGACACGGTTAAGATCTTAAAGGGACTGAAATCCTATTACGAGCAGCATCACTGTATCGGATACACGGATGCCGCTTTAAAGGCTGCTGCCGAGTTGTCGGCCAAGTACATCAATGAGCGCTATCTGCCGGACAAGGCCATTGATGTCATGGATGAGGCCGGGGTGCTGCTGCGGCTCACCGGTTCGGGCAGAAGAAAGCGGGTTCAGCCCACGGACATGGAAAAGGTGGTGGCCAAGATTTCCCGGGTGCCGGCCAACCGGGTAACGTCCACGGACAGGACCAATCTGGCCAGTCTCGAGACCCGGCTGGAGGAAAAGATTTTCGGCCAGCACAGCGCCATTGCCTCCCTGGTGACAGCCATCAAGCGGTCCCGGGCCGGGCTGGCCGCGCCTGAACGGCCTATTGGTTCGTTTTTGTTCACCGGTCCCACGGGTGTGGGCAAAACCGAGGTGGCCCGGCAGATGGCGGCCAACCTCGGGGTAAAGTTTCTGCGGTTTGACATGAGCGAGTACATGGAAAAGCACGCCGTGGCGCGCCTCATCGGAGCACCCCCGGGCTATATCGGTTTTGAACAGGGCGGGCTGCTCACAGAGCAGATCCGGAAAAATCCCTATGCCGTCCTGCTGCTCGATGAAATCGAAAAAGCCCACATCGACATGTACAACATCCTGCTCCAGGTTATGGATCACGCCGCGTTGACCGACAACAACGGCAAGGTGGCCGATTTCCGGAACGTGATTCTGATTATGACATCCAATGCCGGAGCCAGGGAAATGGCGGCCAACACCATCGGGTTTGGCGGCAGGCAGTTAGAGGATTTCGGCCAAAAGGGCAAAAAAGCCATTGAGAACTTTTTCAGCCCGGAGTTCCGCAACAGGCTCGATGATACCATCAATTTCCAGCCCCTGACCCAGGAAATCATGGAACAGGTGGTGGACAAGTTCATGGATGAGCTGGCCCCGCAGCTTGCGGTGAAAAAGGTCTCTGTGCGGCTTTCTGCCAATGCCCGCAAATGGCTGGCCCAAAAGGGCCATGATCCGCATTTTGGCGCCCGGCCCCTGGACCGGCTGATCCAGAAGGAAATCAAGGACGTGCTCACCGATGAAATTCTTTTCGGCCGGCTTACAAAGGGCGGCGAGGTCTTTATAAAGGTCAAAGACGACCGGCTGCTGTTTGCCTTTAGCTAG
- the clpS gene encoding ATP-dependent Clp protease adapter ClpS yields MQENRPGTEEKVISKTRKSLQEPPMYRVLLHNDDYTTMDFVVELLMNVFQKSFEEATRIMLRIHRSGAGVCGVYTYEVAETKIETVHQLATERGFPLKSSMEKV; encoded by the coding sequence ATGCAGGAAAACAGGCCGGGAACCGAAGAAAAAGTAATTTCAAAGACCCGGAAATCACTTCAGGAGCCGCCCATGTACCGGGTGCTGCTCCACAACGATGATTATACCACCATGGATTTTGTGGTGGAGCTGTTGATGAACGTATTTCAGAAATCTTTCGAGGAAGCCACCCGTATCATGCTGCGGATTCACAGATCCGGAGCAGGGGTGTGCGGCGTATATACTTATGAAGTGGCGGAAACAAAGATTGAAACGGTCCATCAACTGGCTACTGAAAGAGGGTTTCCGCTGAAAAGCTCTATGGAAAAGGTGTAG
- the secA gene encoding preprotein translocase subunit SecA — MAALAAGNFLTKLFGSKNERVLKRLYPVVDAVNTLEPKYSAMSDADLAAQTPLLKSRYQQGESLEDLLPDAFAVVREASWRTLEMRHFDMQILGGIVLHQGNIAEMKTGEGKTLVATLAIYLNALTGKGAHVVTVNDYLARRDAEWMGKIYRFLGMSVGNIVHGMNDQERKEGYACDITYGTNNEFGFDYLRDNMKFDKESLVQRELHFAIVDEVDSILIDEARTPLIISGPAEKSTHLYYQVNSIVPHLKPEEHYTVDEKAKSVTLTEAGVAMAEQQLQVENLYDPKNIELLHHVNQALKAHALFTRDVDYIIKDNQVIIVDEFTGRLMPGRRYSEGLHQALEAKENVKIENENQTLATITFQNFFRMYDKLSGMTGTADTEAAEFKKIYDLDVVIIPTNEPMIREDYPDAIYMTKKEKYDAAIEEIIELNRVGRPVLVGTVSIDVSEYLSDLLKKRGVAHNVLNAKNHEAEAEIIANAGQKGVVTISTNMAGRGTDIVLGDGVVELGGLHILGTERHESRRIDNQLRGRSGRQGDPGSSRFYLSLEDDLLRIFGGERISGIMNRMGMNEGEPIEHKMISRAIENAQRKVEAHNFDIRKQLLDFDDVMNQQREVIYRQRQQALSDDSLRPVILEMIEEKAEQIAWTYAEEKTPPADWDLKTLSDAVFRQFNFKIDLSAGRLEGLDADVLARRIADEAKAAYQEKEKMLPEEEFRHLERIVMLQTVDSLWKDHLLSMDHLKEGIGLRSYAQQDPLMVYKREAFAMFQEMIDRIKEETLKILFRIQIAPSAEVDDLVQPEEQEMSFSHGSGEAAAKKPHKRQAAKVGRNDPCPCGSGKKYKKCCGK, encoded by the coding sequence ATGGCAGCACTTGCCGCAGGCAATTTTTTAACCAAATTATTCGGCAGCAAAAACGAGCGGGTCCTAAAAAGGCTCTACCCGGTGGTGGATGCGGTCAACACCCTTGAACCCAAATACTCGGCCATGAGCGACGCGGATCTGGCCGCCCAGACCCCTTTGCTCAAATCCCGGTACCAGCAGGGAGAGTCCCTTGAGGACCTGCTGCCCGACGCCTTTGCCGTGGTTCGCGAAGCCTCATGGCGCACCCTGGAAATGCGCCATTTTGACATGCAGATCCTGGGTGGCATTGTCCTGCACCAGGGCAATATCGCGGAGATGAAAACCGGTGAGGGAAAAACCCTGGTGGCCACCCTGGCCATTTATTTAAACGCCCTGACCGGGAAAGGCGCCCACGTGGTGACGGTCAACGATTACCTGGCCCGGCGCGATGCCGAGTGGATGGGGAAGATTTACCGCTTTCTGGGCATGAGCGTGGGCAATATTGTCCACGGAATGAACGACCAGGAGCGCAAGGAGGGCTACGCCTGCGATATCACTTACGGCACCAACAACGAGTTCGGTTTTGATTATCTGCGCGACAACATGAAGTTTGACAAGGAATCGCTGGTGCAGCGGGAGCTGCACTTTGCCATTGTCGACGAGGTCGACAGCATCCTTATCGATGAGGCACGCACCCCTTTGATCATTTCCGGGCCTGCGGAGAAATCCACGCATCTGTATTACCAGGTCAACAGCATCGTTCCCCACTTAAAGCCCGAAGAACACTACACGGTGGATGAGAAGGCCAAATCCGTGACCCTGACCGAGGCGGGTGTGGCCATGGCCGAGCAGCAGCTCCAGGTGGAAAATCTCTATGATCCCAAAAACATTGAACTGCTGCACCATGTCAACCAGGCATTAAAGGCCCATGCCCTGTTTACCCGTGATGTGGACTACATCATCAAGGACAACCAGGTCATCATTGTTGATGAATTCACCGGCCGGCTCATGCCGGGCAGAAGATATAGTGAAGGGCTGCACCAGGCGCTGGAGGCCAAGGAAAACGTCAAAATCGAAAACGAGAACCAGACCCTGGCCACCATCACCTTTCAGAATTTTTTCCGCATGTATGATAAGCTTTCGGGCATGACCGGCACGGCCGATACCGAGGCCGCGGAATTCAAGAAGATCTACGATCTCGACGTGGTCATCATTCCCACCAATGAGCCCATGATCCGGGAGGATTATCCGGATGCGATATACATGACCAAAAAGGAAAAATACGATGCCGCCATCGAGGAGATCATCGAGTTAAACCGCGTGGGCCGTCCGGTACTGGTGGGAACGGTTTCCATCGATGTCTCGGAGTATTTAAGCGATTTGCTCAAAAAACGGGGTGTTGCCCACAATGTGTTAAACGCCAAAAACCACGAGGCCGAAGCCGAGATCATCGCCAATGCCGGCCAAAAGGGAGTGGTGACCATTTCCACCAACATGGCCGGCCGGGGAACCGACATCGTGCTCGGCGACGGGGTTGTGGAACTCGGGGGCCTCCACATCCTGGGAACGGAGCGCCATGAGAGCCGGCGGATCGACAACCAGCTTCGGGGCCGTTCCGGGCGGCAGGGCGATCCCGGTTCTTCACGATTCTATCTATCCCTGGAAGATGATCTGCTGCGGATCTTTGGCGGCGAGCGGATTTCCGGGATCATGAACCGCATGGGCATGAACGAGGGCGAGCCCATCGAGCACAAGATGATCTCCCGGGCTATTGAAAACGCCCAGCGCAAGGTCGAGGCCCACAATTTCGATATCCGCAAGCAGCTGCTGGATTTCGACGATGTAATGAACCAGCAGCGGGAGGTGATTTACCGCCAGCGCCAGCAGGCATTGAGCGACGACAGCCTCCGGCCGGTAATCCTGGAGATGATTGAAGAAAAGGCCGAACAGATTGCCTGGACCTATGCCGAGGAAAAAACCCCGCCCGCGGACTGGGATTTAAAGACCCTCTCCGATGCCGTGTTCCGGCAGTTTAATTTTAAAATCGATTTGAGCGCCGGACGCCTCGAAGGCCTGGACGCTGACGTTCTTGCCCGCCGGATTGCCGATGAAGCCAAAGCGGCCTATCAGGAAAAGGAAAAAATGCTGCCTGAGGAAGAATTCCGCCATCTGGAGCGCATTGTGATGCTCCAGACCGTGGATAGCCTCTGGAAGGATCACCTGCTGTCCATGGATCATCTCAAGGAGGGCATCGGGCTGCGCAGCTACGCCCAGCAGGATCCCCTGATGGTTTACAAGCGCGAAGCCTTTGCCATGTTCCAGGAGATGATCGACAGGATCAAGGAGGAAACCCTCAAAATACTGTTCCGGATTCAGATTGCTCCCTCTGCCGAAGTCGATGACCTTGTTCAGCCCGAAGAGCAGGAAATGTCATTTTCCCACGGCAGCGGCGAGGCTGCGGCCAAAAAGCCCCATAAACGCCAGGCGGCCAAGGTGGGCCGAAATGATCCCTGCCCCTGCGGCAGCGGGAAAAAGTACAAGAAGTGCTGCGGCAAATAG
- the folD gene encoding bifunctional methylenetetrahydrofolate dehydrogenase/methenyltetrahydrofolate cyclohydrolase FolD encodes MTAKLIKGTEIREQILEEIAEEVKQIKEKHNKVPGLVTILVGENPASVSYVTLKIKTADRLGYKEIQDNQPEDISEADLLALIDKYNKDDEIHGILVQLPLPKHINEKKILNAIDPDKDVDGFHPVNVGRLMIGGSEVKYAPCTPAGIQEMIVRGGVETSGAEVVVVGRSNIVGKPIAMMMCQKGEGANSTVTIVHTRTKDLAAHCKRADILIVAAGVPGLVKPEWIKPGACVIDVGVNRVGEKVSEKTGKTIAILRGDVDFDAAKEIAGSITPVPGGVGPMTITMLMKNTLNSLKYQLGLK; translated from the coding sequence ATGACGGCAAAACTGATTAAAGGAACTGAAATCCGGGAGCAGATCCTCGAGGAGATCGCAGAGGAAGTCAAACAGATCAAGGAGAAGCACAACAAGGTGCCCGGTCTGGTTACCATCCTGGTAGGCGAAAACCCCGCCTCGGTGTCTTATGTGACCCTAAAGATCAAAACCGCGGATCGTCTGGGTTACAAGGAAATTCAGGACAACCAGCCCGAAGACATTTCCGAGGCGGACCTGCTGGCCCTGATTGACAAATACAACAAGGATGATGAAATTCACGGCATTCTGGTGCAGCTGCCCCTGCCCAAGCACATCAACGAGAAAAAGATCCTCAATGCCATTGACCCGGACAAGGATGTGGACGGATTTCATCCGGTCAACGTGGGCCGCCTGATGATCGGCGGATCAGAGGTGAAATACGCGCCCTGCACCCCGGCCGGCATTCAGGAGATGATCGTGCGCGGCGGTGTTGAAACCAGCGGTGCCGAGGTCGTGGTGGTGGGCCGTTCCAATATCGTTGGCAAACCCATTGCCATGATGATGTGCCAGAAAGGCGAGGGTGCCAACTCCACGGTTACCATTGTTCACACCCGCACCAAGGATCTGGCCGCCCATTGCAAGCGCGCCGATATCCTTATCGTTGCCGCAGGCGTGCCCGGGCTGGTCAAGCCGGAATGGATCAAACCGGGTGCGTGTGTCATTGACGTGGGCGTTAACCGCGTGGGCGAAAAGGTCAGCGAGAAAACCGGTAAAACCATTGCCATCCTTCGCGGGGACGTGGATTTTGATGCAGCCAAGGAAATCGCCGGCTCCATTACCCCGGTGCCCGGCGGCGTGGGTCCCATGACCATTACCATGCTCATGAAAAACACTCTCAATTCCCTGAAATATCAGCTGGGGCTGAAATAG
- the argC gene encoding N-acetyl-gamma-glutamyl-phosphate reductase: MIRAAVVGATGYAGAELVRILAGHPEAVITALTSRQYADVAFDSIYPAMAGIITQKCETFDADSVCRRADVVFTALPHKLPMEIIPEIIEKGCRVVDLSADFRFRDPALYAAAYQSHESKQLLAESVYGLCEIFADDIAGARLVGNPGCYPTSVLLPLVPLVEAGLIDSGTIIADSKSGVSGAGRNPSVTSLYSEVSQSFKAYKVASHRHEPEMEEKLTLAGQKPVNITFVPHLVPMIRGMETTIYASLASGINEPDIRQCLEQYYQDRRFVRITKQGRPPDTRDVRGTNYCDIGFVVDDQNRRLILMSAIDNLVKGAAGQAVQNMNLMWGLSETTGLTAAPYPV; the protein is encoded by the coding sequence ATGATCAGAGCCGCTGTTGTCGGGGCCACCGGCTATGCCGGTGCAGAACTGGTGCGGATTCTTGCCGGGCACCCGGAAGCGGTGATCACGGCTTTAACCTCGCGGCAGTATGCGGACGTGGCCTTTGACAGCATATACCCGGCCATGGCGGGAATCATCACCCAGAAGTGTGAGACCTTTGATGCCGATTCGGTCTGCCGGCGTGCCGACGTTGTGTTTACGGCCCTTCCTCATAAACTTCCCATGGAAATCATTCCGGAAATCATTGAAAAAGGCTGCCGGGTGGTGGATCTGTCCGCGGATTTCCGGTTCCGGGATCCGGCCCTGTATGCGGCTGCATACCAGAGCCACGAATCAAAACAGCTGCTTGCCGAGTCCGTTTACGGGCTTTGCGAGATCTTTGCAGACGATATTGCCGGTGCGCGGCTGGTGGGCAATCCGGGCTGCTATCCAACCAGTGTGCTGCTGCCTCTGGTGCCTTTGGTGGAGGCCGGGCTCATTGACAGCGGAACCATTATTGCCGATTCCAAGTCCGGGGTCAGCGGTGCGGGCCGCAACCCTTCTGTCACCAGCCTCTACAGCGAGGTCAGCCAGTCTTTCAAGGCATACAAGGTGGCTTCTCACCGCCACGAACCGGAAATGGAAGAAAAGCTCACCCTGGCGGGGCAAAAACCTGTGAACATCACCTTTGTACCCCATCTGGTGCCCATGATCCGCGGCATGGAGACAACCATATATGCGAGCCTGGCCAGTGGCATAAATGAACCGGATATCCGGCAGTGTCTGGAGCAGTATTACCAGGACCGCAGGTTTGTGCGGATCACAAAGCAGGGCCGGCCGCCGGATACCCGGGACGTGCGCGGCACCAATTACTGCGATATCGGTTTTGTGGTGGATGATCAAAACCGCCGGCTGATTCTGATGTCGGCCATTGACAATCTGGTCAAGGGAGCGGCCGGCCAGGCTGTGCAGAACATGAACCTCATGTGGGGACTGTCTGAAACCACCGGCCTGACAGCAGCCCCGTATCCGGTTTGA
- a CDS encoding tetratricopeptide repeat protein has product MGLFRIFSGKSPEGHEEKGDECLQNAAYGQARIEFEKALNKIKTRHPEKTHLLDRIAQKHQAASEALAQNHVENARALAEAGDTREAAEFYELAMGLTENAGIRKQIQQDLSGLVRGGKEMRRYAEPQHSDSAAESELSDGTGQFDTDEAEMFAVLCHALPEEMAEEYRSYGDAFVRGYTALNQGEFSTAVTELSEAMAQNPEKPLIVLELATACLHAEDHNRARQLLETCLEQNPAEIQAYQLLCELFWENGQYSEAWKLLAAAPEEIQEIRDMQMLMGETFFQAGDLEKAMGMFQACADAHGEDEIVSRALAKTLEASGHVTEARDTYARIMNQCVSCQQRIDPFIKRRFAELSFQSGETSTKLLDLFFSLVQEDPENRGGYYQRIGRLYEKQGESDQAARYLELAGRMRQQA; this is encoded by the coding sequence ATGGGTTTGTTTCGCATATTTTCCGGAAAATCCCCGGAGGGACATGAAGAAAAAGGCGATGAATGCCTTCAAAACGCCGCCTATGGGCAAGCCCGGATTGAATTTGAAAAGGCATTGAATAAAATCAAAACCCGGCATCCGGAAAAAACCCACCTGCTTGACCGGATTGCGCAAAAGCATCAAGCGGCCAGCGAGGCACTGGCGCAAAACCATGTGGAAAACGCCCGGGCCCTGGCCGAAGCCGGGGATACCAGGGAAGCTGCTGAATTCTATGAACTGGCCATGGGCCTGACGGAAAATGCCGGAATCCGGAAACAGATCCAGCAGGACTTATCCGGCCTTGTCCGGGGAGGAAAAGAAATGCGCCGGTATGCTGAACCGCAACATTCCGATTCAGCGGCAGAGTCGGAGTTATCCGACGGGACCGGGCAATTTGATACAGATGAGGCGGAAATGTTTGCCGTGCTCTGCCACGCGCTACCCGAAGAGATGGCAGAAGAATACCGCTCCTATGGGGATGCCTTTGTCCGGGGGTATACCGCATTGAATCAGGGCGAATTTTCCACGGCTGTCACCGAGCTTTCCGAGGCCATGGCGCAAAACCCGGAAAAGCCCCTGATTGTTTTGGAACTGGCCACGGCCTGTCTGCATGCTGAAGACCACAACAGGGCGCGGCAGTTGCTGGAAACCTGCCTGGAACAAAATCCTGCGGAAATCCAGGCCTATCAGCTGCTCTGCGAATTGTTCTGGGAAAACGGGCAGTATTCCGAAGCCTGGAAACTGCTGGCCGCGGCACCCGAAGAGATTCAGGAAATCCGGGACATGCAGATGCTGATGGGAGAAACCTTTTTTCAGGCCGGAGACCTGGAAAAAGCCATGGGCATGTTTCAGGCCTGTGCCGATGCCCACGGCGAAGACGAAATCGTGTCCCGGGCTCTGGCCAAGACCCTGGAGGCCTCCGGGCACGTGACAGAGGCCCGGGATACATATGCCCGGATCATGAACCAGTGTGTGTCCTGTCAACAGCGCATTGACCCCTTTATCAAACGCCGGTTTGCCGAACTTTCCTTTCAAAGCGGCGAGACCTCAACCAAGCTGCTGGATTTGTTTTTCTCCCTGGTTCAGGAGGATCCGGAGAACCGGGGCGGGTATTATCAGCGCATCGGCCGGTTGTATGAAAAACAGGGCGAGTCGGATCAGGCGGCGCGCTATTTGGAACTCGCCGGCCGAATGAGGCAGCAGGCGTGA
- a CDS encoding patatin-like phospholipase family protein gives MNKKTESRDRGTMTLISRLFSECRSIKSRFLDFPPKKVLVLEGGGMRGIFLVGVLQAFLERGYYPWRAIIGTSAGALIGAAYAARQIHLARDAFFSELLTGRFIRMSNIFRPEKHVLNLDWLLDQFIAGPEPLHVRRLRSTGCPLWIAVTRFYEDAPPEPVYLESKIHDIPDALKASSAIPFLYRNFVSYGGDQLMDGSVCNPLPYKKALELGFAEKDILVVATRPRGYRKERESFWVKMLYESYYKKDRYQHLIAALDRHWGTYNQLLDDLETQHRIDVIYPPSDFRVHRLTRSEEKILEGFEQGVTAAGKFLHHRRGPDFPEPAA, from the coding sequence ATGAATAAAAAAACCGAAAGTCGGGACAGGGGGACCATGACGTTGATTTCCAGGCTTTTCAGCGAGTGCCGATCCATTAAAAGCCGATTTCTGGACTTTCCTCCCAAAAAGGTGCTGGTGCTCGAAGGCGGGGGCATGCGCGGTATTTTTCTGGTTGGCGTGCTTCAGGCCTTTTTGGAACGGGGGTATTATCCGTGGCGTGCCATCATCGGAACTTCTGCAGGCGCCCTGATCGGGGCGGCATATGCCGCCCGGCAAATTCATTTGGCCCGGGACGCGTTTTTCTCTGAACTGCTGACCGGCCGGTTTATCCGGATGAGCAATATTTTCAGACCGGAAAAGCACGTTTTGAACCTGGACTGGCTGCTGGATCAGTTCATTGCCGGACCAGAACCGCTTCATGTAAGGCGGCTGCGCAGCACGGGATGTCCCCTTTGGATCGCCGTTACCCGGTTTTATGAAGACGCACCCCCGGAACCCGTGTATCTGGAAAGCAAAATTCATGATATCCCGGATGCATTAAAGGCTTCGTCGGCCATTCCGTTTTTGTACCGCAATTTTGTCTCCTACGGCGGAGATCAGTTAATGGACGGAAGTGTCTGCAATCCCCTGCCGTACAAAAAAGCGCTGGAACTGGGCTTTGCGGAAAAAGACATCCTCGTGGTGGCCACCCGGCCCCGGGGATATCGAAAGGAGCGGGAATCCTTTTGGGTCAAGATGTTATATGAATCCTATTACAAAAAGGATCGCTACCAGCACTTGATTGCCGCCCTGGATCGACATTGGGGGACATACAATCAACTCCTGGATGACCTGGAGACCCAACACCGCATTGATGTGATTTATCCGCCGTCTGATTTCCGGGTCCATCGCCTGACCCGAAGCGAGGAAAAGATCCTGGAGGGTTTTGAGCAAGGGGTCACGGCAGCCGGAAAATTTTTACACCACCGCCGCGGACCGGATTTTCCGGAGCCTGCGGCATAA
- a CDS encoding transcriptional regulator has product MTTIRQQIIAILEQGLCDARDLSQELGISEKEVYAHLPHVGKSVASQGKKLHIQPARCLACGFVFGSRKRVTRPGRCPECKNQRIQSPRFEVR; this is encoded by the coding sequence ATGACAACCATTCGACAGCAGATCATCGCGATTCTGGAGCAGGGGCTCTGTGATGCCAGAGATCTTTCCCAGGAACTGGGCATCAGCGAAAAAGAAGTCTATGCCCACCTGCCCCATGTGGGCAAAAGCGTTGCCTCCCAAGGCAAAAAACTTCACATTCAGCCCGCCCGCTGCCTGGCCTGCGGATTTGTGTTCGGCAGCCGCAAACGGGTCACCCGGCCGGGCCGTTGTCCGGAATGCAAAAACCAGCGCATCCAGAGCCCCAGATTTGAGGTCAGATAA